A window of Deltaproteobacteria bacterium contains these coding sequences:
- a CDS encoding MFS transporter, producing MAARPAALAFVFVVVALDMLAFGVVIPVLPRLVLDFSGGDSQNAAWWQSVFGTSFAVIQFFFAPVLGALSDRFGRRPVILLSALGLSLDYALIALAPNLWWLLAGRVIAGFCSASISVPSAYIADVTAPEQRAQAFGMLGAAFGFGFVAGPFIGGQAGAIDPRLPFWIAGALTLAAFVWGLVVLPESLAPEKRAAFSWRKANPVGSALMIRRYPAAWSLIGIAVLSYLAHDSLPHTFFLYANARFGWDQEMVSWALVAVGAVSVVVQAGAIGWLVRTLGERRALYFGVGAGLSAFTLYATAWAEWVVFAAIVCGGFWSVWSAAFQSFLSRTVSASEQGQLQGALASVRAACQVLTPGLFNGAFALGVSIDARYAGAPMLVSALLLIAAIPFALRGTRGGAQPSSA from the coding sequence ATGGCGGCGCGCCCCGCTGCACTGGCGTTCGTGTTCGTGGTCGTGGCGCTCGACATGCTCGCGTTCGGCGTCGTGATCCCGGTCCTCCCGCGGCTGGTGCTCGACTTCAGCGGCGGCGACTCGCAGAACGCCGCGTGGTGGCAGAGCGTGTTCGGCACCAGCTTCGCGGTGATCCAGTTCTTCTTCGCGCCCGTGCTCGGCGCGCTCTCCGATCGCTTCGGGCGCAGGCCCGTGATCCTGCTCTCCGCACTCGGGCTCAGCCTCGACTACGCGCTGATCGCGCTCGCGCCGAACCTTTGGTGGCTCCTCGCCGGGCGCGTGATCGCGGGCTTCTGCTCGGCCTCGATCAGCGTGCCCTCCGCCTACATCGCGGACGTGACCGCGCCCGAGCAGCGCGCGCAGGCGTTCGGGATGCTCGGCGCCGCCTTCGGCTTCGGCTTCGTGGCCGGACCGTTCATCGGTGGCCAAGCGGGCGCGATCGATCCGCGCCTGCCGTTCTGGATCGCTGGCGCACTCACCCTTGCCGCGTTCGTGTGGGGCCTGGTCGTGCTTCCCGAGTCGCTTGCGCCCGAGAAGCGCGCGGCGTTTTCGTGGCGCAAGGCCAACCCCGTCGGCTCCGCGCTGATGATCCGCCGCTACCCCGCCGCGTGGTCGCTGATCGGCATCGCGGTGCTCAGCTACCTCGCGCACGACTCGCTCCCGCACACGTTCTTCCTGTACGCCAACGCGCGCTTCGGCTGGGACCAGGAGATGGTGAGTTGGGCGCTCGTGGCCGTCGGCGCGGTGAGCGTCGTCGTGCAAGCCGGCGCGATCGGCTGGCTCGTGCGCACGCTCGGCGAGCGCCGCGCGCTCTACTTCGGCGTCGGCGCGGGCCTCAGCGCGTTCACGCTCTACGCCACGGCGTGGGCCGAGTGGGTCGTGTTCGCCGCGATCGTGTGCGGCGGGTTCTGGAGCGTGTGGAGCGCCGCGTTCCAGTCGTTCCTCTCGCGCACGGTCAGCGCGAGCGAGCAAGGTCAGCTCCAAGGCGCGCTCGCGAGCGTGCGCGCCGCGTGCCAGGTGCTCACACCAGGGCTCTTCAACGGCGCGTTCGCGCTCGGCGTGAGCATCGACGCGCGCTACGCCGGCGCGCCGATGCTCGTGAGCGCGCTGCTGCTCATCGCAGCGATTCCGTTTGCGCTGCGAGGAACGCGCGGCGGCGCACAACCCTCGAGCGCGTAG
- a CDS encoding SDR family oxidoreductase yields MTRLDGKIALVTGAARGTGEETARLFVERGARVLLTDVLDERGAKLAAELGASAAYQRLDVRDPAHWASAVAETKRRFGAPNVLVNNAAILTVAAIDETPPERAREIFDVNLLGPLLGIQAVLPDMRANGGGSIVNVASIDALEGEVGVAAYGASKWGLRGLTKCAGLELAHLGIRVNTVCPAGGGKEMSAPWYAKLAEEIRSGKRKVDMSGQPKQPLGRELTLREIALAIAWLASDESSFCNAMDLAVDGGFTAGHIFPGAPRPGK; encoded by the coding sequence ATGACGAGGCTCGATGGGAAGATCGCACTTGTTACGGGCGCGGCGCGCGGCACGGGCGAGGAGACCGCGCGGCTCTTCGTCGAGCGCGGAGCGCGCGTGCTGCTGACGGACGTGCTCGACGAGCGCGGCGCGAAGCTGGCGGCGGAGCTGGGCGCGAGCGCTGCCTACCAGCGCCTCGACGTGCGCGACCCCGCGCACTGGGCGAGCGCCGTGGCGGAGACGAAGCGCCGCTTCGGTGCGCCGAACGTGCTCGTGAACAACGCCGCGATCCTCACCGTGGCGGCGATCGACGAGACGCCGCCCGAGCGCGCGCGGGAGATCTTCGACGTGAATCTGTTGGGCCCGCTGCTCGGAATCCAGGCCGTGCTGCCCGACATGCGCGCGAACGGCGGCGGCTCGATCGTGAACGTTGCGTCCATCGACGCGCTCGAAGGCGAAGTCGGCGTCGCGGCGTACGGGGCGAGCAAGTGGGGCCTGCGCGGGCTCACCAAGTGCGCGGGCCTCGAGCTCGCGCATCTCGGCATTCGCGTGAACACGGTGTGCCCCGCTGGCGGCGGGAAGGAGATGAGCGCGCCGTGGTACGCGAAGCTCGCGGAGGAGATCCGCAGCGGGAAGCGCAAGGTGGACATGTCGGGTCAGCCGAAGCAGCCGCTCGGGCGCGAGCTCACGCTGCGCGAGATCGCGCTCGCGATCGCGTGGCTCGCGAGCGACGAGTCGAGCTTCTGCAACGCGATGGATCTCGCCGTCGACGGCGGCTTCACCGCGGGCCACATCTTCCCCGGCGCGCCGCGCCCGGGGAAGTGA